A region from the Mya arenaria isolate MELC-2E11 chromosome 2, ASM2691426v1 genome encodes:
- the LOC128219297 gene encoding uncharacterized protein LOC128219297: MSRLPMILVALCLLSTWPCGGQISRRRLRNRGNTPRRNDPSSGLPTHLQQAYYSAVNEDDGSNQPPASTTVRSTTTTSPTTTTTITVAPTRADRPGNFPDDDDAASTNRQNNLRWGTLAPTPPSPENVDCIVEVQETRWEGGKCTLLSGRSQRYVCQSGPYIAFSPVCNQRVYALRRLREEEARLSQETAQDVADGQEIGGQELPASITGSDFQGQITELAPDITPASSDSLSQRR; encoded by the exons ATGTCGCGGTTACCGATGATTCTGGTCGCCTTGTGCTTGCTGTCCACGTGGCCGTGCGGCGGCCAAATATCCCGTCGACGTCTCCGGAACCGCGGAAACACCCCGCGTCGTAACGATCCATCCTCG GGTCTACCCACGCACCTGCAACAGGCTTACTACAGCGCGGTCAACGAGGATGACGGCTCAAACCAGCCGCCCGCCTCCACAACCGTCCGCTCTACAACAACAACGagcccaacaacaacaacaacaattacagtGGCGCCAACGCGGGCCGACAGGCCGGGGAACTTTCCGGATGACGATGATGCCGCATCTACTAACCGCCAGAACAACCTCCGCTGGGGCACACTCGCCCCCACACCGCCGTCACCGGAAAACGTCGACTGCATCGTCGAAGTTCAGGAG acTCGTTGGGAAGGTGGAAAGTGCACGCTCCTGAGCGGCCGCAGCCAGCGCTACGTGTGTCAAAGCGGCCCTTACATCGCGTTCTCTCCAGTGTGTAATCAGCGGGTTTACGCATTACGCCGACTCCGTGAAGAAGAGGCCCGTTTGTCCCAGGAGACGGCTCAAGACGTCGCCGACGGCCAGGAAATCGGAGGCCAGGAATTACCGGCCTCGATCACCGGGAGCGATTTCCAGGGGCAGATCACTGAACTGGCTCCCGATATCACACCAGCGAGCTCGGACAGTCTTTCACAAAGACgataa
- the LOC128225149 gene encoding uncharacterized protein LOC128225149, with protein sequence MNFWSTFVLRVLATALLFAVGLHAQSSHRRGRFRSGARIGSSGLPNHLRQAYDSAVSVDTGVSTTTSTTVTPMDDPNQYANSWNPYTPTLPAPENVDCYIDVQITRRQGGRCVQLGGENSRPYICQSGPHIDFAPRCRHVVLRRQQQQQQLLEQQQQQSGEQHTEDIGEPAPTSE encoded by the exons ATGAATTTCTGGTCTACGTTTGTTCTGCGGGTCCTCGCGACGGCCCTTCTGTTTGCGGTGGGGCTTCATGCCCAAAGCAGTCACAGAAGAGGGCGCTTCCGGAGTGGAGCTAGGATTGGCTCGTCG GGACTACCTAACCACCTGAGACAAGCATACGACTCTGCAGTGTCGGTGGACACTGGCGTCTCCACGACCACCTCGACGACTGTGACTCCCATGGACGACCCCAATCAATACGCCAACAGCTGGAATCCGTACACACCCACTCTTCCCGCGCCGGAAAACGTCGACTGTTACATTGATGTACAGATC ACGCGGCGGCAAGGCGGCCGCTGTGTGCAGTTAGGCGGAGAGAACAGCCGGCCGTACATATGTCAGAGCGGTCCCCACATCGACTTCGCGCCTCGTTGTCGCCATGTCGTTCTTCggcgacaacaacaacaacagcagctgCTGgagcaacagcagcaacaatCGGGTGAGCAACACACTGAAGACATAGGTGAGCCGGCGCCAACTTCAGAATGA
- the LOC128242606 gene encoding uncharacterized protein LOC128242606 — translation MLPQTSKCVSAVSFLLVTVTFAQFPGLRHGPRRQRFPMRNRYNSVPQLLFPSVTAEEGEGAGNETDWSAFVPATPAPEEIDCHVEVEVVHRIGGRCVRLGGVRQMSVCQSGMYLDVHNTECQMRMHREAIIQAALNEMQRVAAADENLDTEDGETVEAGGHTDGSQAGEAAETVGEYRGADMSLSDEEHALGDLVGNTGGERQAVSGQTEQPVENEQDELPQSSEPGDNITVETPQADSA, via the exons ATGCTGCCGCAAACAAGTAAGTGTGTCTCCGCTGTCTCCTTCCTTCTAGTGACGGTCACTTTCGCTCAATTTCCGGGACTTAGGCATGGACCCAGGCGTCAGCGGTTTCCA ATGAGGAATCGATACAACAGCGTTCCACAGCTGCTGTTTCCTTCTGTCACGGCTGAGGAAGGAGAGGGTGCTGGGAACGAGACGGACTGGTCGGCGTTCGTGCCCGCCACGCCGGCACCAGAAGAGATCGACTGTCACGTGGAAGTGGAAGTG GTCCACAGAATTGGTGGCCGGTGTGTGAGGCTTGGTGGAGTGCGGCAGAtgtccgtctgtcagtctgGCATGTACCTAGACGTGCACAACACTGAGTGTCAAATGCGCATGCACAGAGAGGCCATCATTCAAGCCGCCCTGAATGAGATGCAGCGGGTGGCGGCGGCGGACGAGAACTTAGACACAGAGGACGGAGAGACGGTGGAGGCAGGCGGACATACGGATGGTTCTCAAGCGGGCGAGGCTGCGGAAACCGTCGGCGAATACCGTGGAGCGGATATGAGTTTGTCTGATGAAGAACATGCTTTGGGTGATTTGGTGGGGAATACTGGTGGGGAAAGACAGGCAGTAAGCGGACAGACGGAACAGCCGGTTGAAAACGAGCAGGATGAGCTACCTCAGTCCAGTGAACCTGGTGATAACATTACTGTGGAGACACCACAAGCTGACAGTGCTTAA
- the LOC128216004 gene encoding rho GTPase-activating protein 19-like produces MVCTPNKCSPASDKFTKMKEKYLIKKCNLKAMLISKDLCETEGVSQRSGPTEAERGVRRLRDAMPEKLTTFCKAHLSILLEMDDRKLDEIVPNPVTDLIANKKKATTIFSKKKDRSASSTPLSKEMVFAMSKLVDYLSRPENIETEGIFRKTGNVARQRLLKGLVLGDTGDFNLNDYTFSSHDVATVLKQILSELPDPLFTQKHFEAHLKIADMSKLCVSEQEKKRALEKQIKSLQMLMLLLPRENAAFIETLLQLLHRCASCPENKMATASLGVVFAPSLLCPRKLSAEGLHSVSGTLSKAVTLMIENTESIFKVPREIAADVANFWQETKNPSIDPLTPQPCNEKDRANIQKKQYCIFQNGSSSVVNTVHTIAERKSPEEYTCAQDTKTALAQLIAHVQFAKKLLKPFNRTGKVQNSTEKGKHSRSRSFGESIKRHSPAVYIVNMEHQ; encoded by the exons ATGGTGTGTACACCAAATAAGTGTTCACCTGCTTCTGATAAGTTCACAAAAATGAAGGAAAAGTATCTAATAAAAAAGTGCAACCTGAAAGCTATGTTGATAT CCAAAGACCTGTGTGAGACTGAGGGTGTGTCCCAAAGAAGCGGGCCGACCGAGGCAGAGCGTGGGGTAAGGCGTCTCCGTGACGCCATGCCGGAGAAGCTGACGACATTCTGCAAGGCACACCTTTCCATTCTGCTCGAGATGGACGACAGGAAACTCGACGAGATCGTCCCAAACCCCGTCACCGACCTTATCGCCAACAAGAAGAAGGCCACCACAATATTCTCTAAGAAAAAAG ATCGCAGCGCTAGCTCGACCCCGTTATCGAAGGAAATGGTGTTCGCCATGAGTAAGCTTGTGGACTATCTCTCTcgaccagaaaacatcgagaCCGAGGGCATCTTCCGCAAGACTGGCAACGTGGCCCGCCAAAGGCTTCTCAAGGGTTTGGTTCTTGGGGATACCGGGGACTTCAACCTGAACGACTACACGTTCTCCTCCCACGACGTGGCCACCGTTCTCAAGCAGATCCTCTCTGAGCTGCCCGACCCTCTTTTCACTCAGAAACATTTCGAGGCTCACCTCAAGATTGCTG ACATGAGCAAGTTGTGTGTGTCGGAGCAAGAGAAGAAGCGCGCACTGGAGAAGCAAATCAAGTCCCTTCAGATGCTGATGTTGCTTCTGCCCCGGGAGAACGCTGCCTTCATCGAGACCCTCCTTCAGCTGCTGCACCGCTGCGCAAGCTGCCCAGAGAACAAGATGGCCACCGCATCCCTCGGTGTAGTATTTGCACCTAGCCTCCTCTGTCCCCGAAAGCTTTCCGCTGAGGGCCTCCATAGCGTCTCTGGAACACTGAGCAAAGCAGTCACCCTGATGATCGAGAATACGGAGTCAATCTTTAAAGTTCCACGCGAGATTGCAGCCGACGTAGCAAACTTCTGGCAGGAGACGAAGAACCCGAGTATTGATCCGCTCACTCCTCAGCCCTGCAACGAAAAGGACCGCGCAAATATACAGAAG AAACAGTATTGTATATTCCAGAACGGTAGCTCGAGCGTTGTGAACACCGTCCACACAATTGCGGAGAGAAAGTCGCCCGAGGAGTACACATGCGCTCAGGACACAAAGACTGCCCTGGCCCAGCTGATTGCCCATGTCCAGTTTGCAAAGAAACTCCTTAAACCGTTCAACCGCACCGGTAAAGTGCAAAACAGCACCGAGAAGGGAAAGCATTCGCGCAGTAGGTCATTTGGCGAATCGATAAAG CGTCACAGTCCAGCTGTTTACATCGTCAACATGGAGCACCAGTGA